Proteins encoded together in one Diabrotica undecimpunctata isolate CICGRU chromosome 3, icDiaUnde3, whole genome shotgun sequence window:
- the LOC140435869 gene encoding uncharacterized protein encodes MKECKPKKTPMEKGFQYIEDSEILTNIPYRQLIGGLMYLSTTSRPDISYLVHQTVSYLSRFLDSPTTETWNVGKRILRYLQGSKKLGLTYYKNTDCQITLNGYSDADWATDKKDRKSVSGCILIYANNPISWFSKKQNCVALSTAEAEYIAAAQTAQDLINVKGILGNFNVIVKKILYCDNKSTILMSNSNENSKRAKHIDIKNYFLKDLISKKEVLMDYISTEQNLADILTKFLGTETFINLRNKIYVI; translated from the coding sequence ATGAAGGAATGTAAACCAAAGAAGACTCCAATGGAAAAGGGATTTCAATACATTGAGGACAGTGAAATTCTAACTAATATTCCCTACAGGCAATTAATTGGAGGACTGATGTATTTATCAACAACAAGCAGGCCAGACATTAGTTATCTTGTACATCAGACAGTATCATACTTGAGCAGATTTTTAGATTCTCCTACTacagagacatggaatgttggaAAAAGAATTTTAAGATATCTACAAGGAAGTAAGAAACTGGGattaacttattataaaaatacagattgccagaTAACACTAAATGGATATTCAGATGCCGATTGGGCAACAGACAAGAAAGATAGGAAAAGTGTGAGTGGGTGTATATTAATATATGCTAATAACCCAATATCATGGTTTTCAAAGAAACAAAACTGTGTGGCATTATCAACAGCAGAAGCTGAGTACATTGCAGCAGCACAAACAGCTCAAGACTTAATCAATGTCAAAGGTATACTGGGAAATTTTAATGTAATTGTCAAAAAAATTTTATACTGTGACAATAAAAGTACAATTTTAATGTCTAACAGTAATGAAAATTCCAAAAGAGCAAAACATatagatataaaaaattattttttaaaagactTAATTTCTAAGAAAGAAGTTCTAATGGATTATATATCAACTGAGCAAAATTTAGCTGATATTTTAACTAAGTTTTTAGGTACCGAGACTTTCATAAAtctaagaaataaaatttatgttatatga